The proteins below come from a single Arthrobacter sp. B1I2 genomic window:
- the rpsD gene encoding 30S ribosomal protein S4 produces MANNTRARRQARLSRSLGIALTPKAAKYMERRPYGPGEHGRARKKQDSDYAVRLREKQRLRAQYGIREAQMTRAFEEARRTKGLTGENLIELLEMRLDALVLRAGFARTIAQARQLVVHRHIMVDGIRVDRPSFRVGEGQLVHVHSRSETMVPLQVAAAGAHRDVLPTVPAYLDVKLEALQARLVRRPKRSEIPVTCEEQLVVEFYAR; encoded by the coding sequence GTGGCTAACAACACTCGTGCTCGCCGTCAGGCCCGCCTCTCGCGGTCCCTCGGCATCGCTCTGACCCCCAAGGCCGCCAAGTACATGGAGCGCCGCCCGTACGGCCCCGGTGAGCATGGCCGTGCCCGCAAGAAGCAGGACTCCGACTACGCCGTTCGCCTCCGCGAAAAGCAGCGCCTGCGCGCCCAGTACGGCATCCGCGAAGCACAGATGACCCGTGCCTTCGAAGAAGCCCGCCGCACCAAGGGCCTGACCGGTGAGAACCTCATCGAGCTGCTCGAAATGCGTCTCGACGCCCTGGTCCTGCGTGCCGGCTTCGCCCGCACCATCGCCCAGGCCCGGCAGCTGGTTGTGCACCGCCACATCATGGTTGACGGCATCCGCGTTGACCGTCCGTCGTTCCGCGTTGGCGAGGGCCAGCTGGTCCACGTCCACAGCCGCAGCGAGACCATGGTTCCGCTTCAGGTTGCAGCAGCCGGCGCCCACCGCGACGTCCTGCCCACCGTTCCGGCCTACCTGGACGTCAAGCTGGAAGCCCTGCAGGCACGCCTCGTGCGCCGCCCCAAGCGTTCGGAAATCCCGGTGACCTGCGAAGAGCAGCTCGTCGTCGAATTCTACGCACGCTAA
- a CDS encoding DUF948 domain-containing protein: protein MSGGDIAGLIAAGVFALLVLLLAVPILKLGKVFDEVRTAIRSISDGATPLMDEVTATVSTTNQQLKKVDGISSNVSDASANISALSSLVAATVGSPLIKVAAFSYGVRSAFANRRKPAAGRRSR from the coding sequence ATGTCTGGTGGCGATATTGCCGGCCTGATCGCTGCCGGGGTTTTCGCGCTCCTGGTGCTGCTGCTCGCGGTCCCCATCCTGAAGCTGGGGAAGGTCTTCGACGAGGTGCGGACCGCCATCAGGTCCATCAGCGACGGCGCCACGCCCCTGATGGATGAGGTGACGGCCACCGTCTCCACCACCAACCAGCAGCTGAAGAAGGTGGACGGCATCTCGTCCAACGTCTCGGATGCGTCCGCGAACATCTCCGCCCTGTCCTCGCTGGTAGCCGCCACCGTTGGTTCGCCGCTGATCAAGGTCGCGGCGTTCAGCTACGGCGTCCGCAGCGCCTTCGCCAACCGCCGGAAACCCGCGGCCGGCCGCCGCAGCCGATAG
- a CDS encoding DUF6167 family protein, with the protein MKRIIWMGIGVAIGVIAFRKVSEAQSALGPAGLNRAAGQLADGVYDFADAVRAGMRERETDLRTALGIESAELVRR; encoded by the coding sequence ATGAAAAGAATTATCTGGATGGGAATTGGCGTGGCCATTGGGGTCATCGCCTTCCGCAAAGTGAGCGAGGCCCAGTCCGCCCTTGGGCCGGCGGGTCTCAACCGTGCGGCAGGGCAGCTTGCCGACGGGGTGTACGACTTCGCCGACGCCGTCCGCGCAGGGATGCGTGAACGGGAAACCGACCTGAGGACCGCACTTGGGATCGAGTCCGCGGAACTGGTCCGCCGCTGA
- the alaS gene encoding alanine--tRNA ligase, with the protein MKSQEITKRWVDFFVSKGHTAVPSASLVSSDPSLLFTVAGMVPFIPYLTAREEPPYSRATSVQKCIRTGDIEEVGKTARHGTFFQMCGNFSFGDYFKEDAIKFAWELLTTGVDDGGYGLAPERLWVTVYEEDDEAEELWLKNTGVPAERIQRMGKSDNYWHTGQPGPAGPCSEIYYDRGPAYGVEGGPIADETRYIEIWNLVFMQYQIENVRSKVDFDVVGELPKKNIDTGLGMERLAMILQGVENMYETDQVRPVIDKAAELSGREYTSAETADDPHHTDDVRMRVVADHIRSALMLISDGVTPSNEGRGYVLRRLIRRAVRSMRLLGVEQACLPELLPASRDAMKGVYPVVQTDFDRISRIAYAEEKAFLRTIASGTARLEDAVKASKAANKPLSGEDAFALHDTYGFPIDLTLEMAEEAGLNVDEAAFRSLMQEQRQRAQADAKGKKGGHADLTVFQDILAQGETVFTGYTELEGESRVRSLLSAGRQVQQAATGDEIELVLAETPFYAEAGGQAADTGLITGDGFVVEVLDVQRPVKGLSVHKAIVREGEIGADSLVRAAVDRERRHAAEQAHTGTHIVHAALHQILGPEATQRGSFNKAGYLRFDFAWGEGLSTATRSEIEEVSNLAIRNNYAVETKIMGLAEAKAMGAMALFGENYGSEVRVVEIDGAWSRELCGGTHVANTSLIGSLSLLGEQSVGSGNRRVEAFVGMEAFRHLAAERALVTELTDLLKVPSGQLADRISATLAKLKATEKELDRLRKEQLAAAAAQLVNSARDAGGVKVVAHDAGTVSGADDLRGLALDLRNRLGSAAAAVAVAGVANDRPLILVATNEGAREAGVRAGALVRVAAGVLGGGGGGKDDVAQGGGTDAGKVDAALAAVVDAISRR; encoded by the coding sequence ATGAAGTCGCAGGAGATCACAAAGCGCTGGGTGGACTTTTTTGTCAGCAAGGGCCACACCGCGGTTCCCTCCGCATCGCTGGTCTCCAGCGACCCCTCGCTGCTGTTCACGGTGGCCGGCATGGTCCCGTTTATCCCGTACCTCACCGCCCGCGAGGAACCGCCCTACTCCCGCGCCACCAGCGTGCAGAAGTGCATCCGCACCGGCGACATCGAGGAAGTGGGCAAGACCGCCCGCCATGGCACCTTTTTCCAGATGTGCGGCAACTTCTCGTTCGGCGACTACTTCAAGGAAGACGCCATCAAGTTCGCCTGGGAGCTGCTCACCACGGGCGTTGACGACGGCGGCTACGGCCTTGCGCCCGAACGACTGTGGGTAACGGTCTACGAAGAGGACGACGAGGCCGAGGAACTGTGGCTGAAGAACACGGGCGTCCCCGCTGAGCGCATCCAGCGGATGGGCAAGTCGGACAACTACTGGCATACCGGCCAGCCCGGGCCCGCCGGACCCTGCTCCGAGATCTACTACGACCGCGGTCCCGCCTACGGCGTGGAGGGCGGCCCCATCGCTGACGAGACCCGCTACATTGAGATCTGGAACCTCGTGTTCATGCAGTACCAGATCGAAAACGTGCGCTCCAAGGTGGACTTCGACGTGGTGGGCGAACTGCCCAAGAAGAACATCGACACGGGCCTCGGCATGGAACGCCTCGCCATGATCCTGCAGGGCGTCGAGAACATGTATGAGACCGACCAGGTGCGGCCGGTCATCGACAAGGCCGCGGAACTGTCCGGCAGGGAATACACCTCCGCCGAAACGGCGGACGATCCCCACCACACGGACGACGTCCGCATGCGCGTCGTCGCCGACCACATCCGCTCGGCACTGATGCTGATTTCCGACGGCGTGACCCCCTCCAATGAGGGCCGCGGCTACGTCCTGCGCCGCCTCATCCGGCGTGCGGTCCGTTCCATGCGCCTCCTGGGCGTCGAACAGGCCTGCCTGCCTGAACTGCTGCCCGCATCCCGGGACGCCATGAAGGGCGTCTACCCCGTGGTGCAGACTGACTTCGACCGGATCAGCCGCATTGCCTACGCCGAAGAGAAGGCGTTCCTGCGCACCATTGCCTCCGGCACGGCCCGGTTGGAAGATGCGGTCAAGGCTTCAAAGGCGGCCAATAAGCCGCTCTCCGGCGAGGACGCCTTCGCCCTGCACGACACCTACGGTTTCCCCATTGACCTCACACTGGAAATGGCAGAGGAAGCCGGGCTCAACGTGGATGAGGCGGCTTTCCGCAGCCTCATGCAGGAGCAGCGCCAGCGTGCCCAGGCCGACGCCAAGGGCAAGAAGGGCGGCCACGCCGACCTCACAGTCTTCCAGGACATCCTGGCCCAGGGCGAGACGGTCTTTACCGGCTACACCGAGCTCGAAGGCGAGTCGCGCGTGCGCAGCCTGCTGAGCGCCGGCCGGCAGGTCCAGCAGGCAGCCACCGGCGACGAGATCGAACTTGTCCTGGCCGAAACCCCGTTCTACGCCGAAGCCGGCGGCCAGGCCGCCGACACCGGCCTGATCACCGGCGACGGGTTCGTCGTCGAGGTCCTGGACGTCCAGCGCCCCGTGAAGGGCCTGAGCGTCCACAAGGCGATAGTCCGCGAGGGTGAAATCGGCGCTGACTCGCTGGTGCGCGCCGCCGTCGACCGTGAACGCCGGCACGCCGCCGAGCAGGCCCACACCGGCACGCACATCGTGCACGCCGCCCTGCACCAGATCCTTGGGCCGGAAGCGACCCAGCGCGGATCCTTCAACAAGGCCGGCTACCTGCGCTTCGACTTCGCCTGGGGCGAAGGCCTGAGCACCGCCACCCGGTCCGAGATCGAAGAGGTCTCCAACCTGGCCATCCGCAACAACTACGCGGTGGAGACGAAGATCATGGGGCTGGCCGAGGCCAAGGCCATGGGCGCCATGGCGCTCTTCGGTGAGAACTACGGCAGTGAAGTGCGCGTCGTGGAGATCGACGGCGCGTGGTCACGCGAGCTGTGCGGCGGCACCCACGTTGCCAACACCTCGCTCATCGGCAGCCTGTCCCTCCTGGGCGAACAGTCCGTCGGTTCGGGCAACCGCCGCGTGGAAGCTTTCGTCGGCATGGAGGCCTTCCGGCACCTCGCGGCCGAGCGTGCCCTGGTGACTGAACTGACGGACCTTCTGAAGGTCCCGTCCGGCCAGCTCGCTGACCGGATTTCCGCCACCCTGGCCAAGCTGAAGGCCACCGAGAAGGAACTGGACCGGCTCCGCAAGGAACAGCTGGCCGCTGCCGCTGCGCAGCTGGTCAACAGTGCCAGGGACGCCGGGGGCGTCAAGGTGGTGGCCCACGACGCCGGTACCGTCAGCGGGGCGGACGATCTCCGCGGCCTGGCCCTGGACCTGCGCAACCGGCTCGGTTCGGCGGCTGCCGCCGTGGCCGTGGCAGGTGTCGCCAACGACCGCCCGCTGATCCTGGTGGCCACCAACGAGGGGGCACGGGAAGCCGGCGTCAGGGCCGGTGCCCTGGTCCGGGTAGCTGCCGGCGTGCTCGGCGGCGGCGGTGGCGGCAAGGATGACGTCGCCCAGGGCGGCGGAACCGACGCCGGAAAGGTCGACGCCGCCCTCGCAGCGGTCGTCGACGCCATCTCCAGGCGCTAA
- the ruvX gene encoding Holliday junction resolvase RuvX: protein MTNPVAAGGYPQGVKLGVDVGTVRVGVAICDRDSILATPHKTLDRNVKKNSDVRVIAKLAEELGAVQVFVGLPRTMKGEEHASARMATDYALLLAAEFSRRGLAVPVNLVDERLSSVTAHRNLHEAGMSSRDHRKVVDQVAAAAILQHAIDMQKARGADVGSRVTAPSPPVDMGAGGVDKPVRAVPADTARSSDNGRQQ, encoded by the coding sequence ATGACCAATCCTGTTGCTGCCGGCGGCTACCCCCAGGGCGTCAAACTGGGGGTGGACGTCGGCACCGTCCGGGTAGGGGTTGCCATCTGCGACCGCGACTCGATCCTGGCCACGCCGCACAAGACCCTGGACCGGAACGTCAAGAAAAACTCCGACGTGCGCGTTATCGCCAAACTGGCCGAGGAACTCGGCGCAGTGCAGGTCTTCGTCGGCCTGCCCAGGACGATGAAGGGCGAGGAGCACGCCTCCGCGAGGATGGCCACGGACTACGCCCTGCTCCTGGCCGCGGAGTTCTCCAGGCGTGGCCTTGCGGTCCCGGTCAACCTCGTGGACGAGCGCCTCAGCAGTGTCACGGCCCACCGAAACCTGCATGAAGCTGGCATGAGCAGCAGGGACCACCGTAAAGTAGTTGATCAAGTCGCGGCGGCAGCCATTCTTCAGCACGCCATCGACATGCAAAAAGCCAGGGGAGCGGATGTCGGCTCACGCGTGACAGCGCCATCCCCGCCCGTGGACATGGGGGCCGGTGGGGTGGACAAACCCGTCCGCGCCGTCCCCGCAGACACGGCCCGATCTTCAGATAATGGAAGGCAACAGTGA
- the mltG gene encoding endolytic transglycosylase MltG: MSPANIDDTSGPVDNGAARPLTRKEMRARQRNLNTGGQDAVPEQAYESGDVPPPPAMPPAATSPAVEPTFAPLPGANDVPPAPETPPSIQDAQPADAPHQYVADDEPHHHEDDVHAAYATPVMAGHRHAADGHFADEVHYANGHDYPDGVHDEHAHEPSGHYADDHPDAPHADAGHELLPGSSAAQVVPRPSKKVRRRRRLLALFLTLAVFVTAVAVGAQFLKPLLGNGKPSDFPGPGTGEVQVTVSTGEGTRSVASELENQRVVANADTFMQAFHASGGTLAPGDYTFKLEMKNADAVNVLLGKDKTKVIYFALSAGLRIGESLQAISEGSGVSVQQLQALSNQPAQFGLPAKAKNLEGYLAPGEYRFPLGTPGKDILQALVKATTDELVSQGISDPAKQYEAVIVASIVQAEGGQADYGDVAGAIYNRLKPNDQTGGFLQVDSAVTYGLGTRSFNFTDEQRNDKSNPYNTYANPGLPPGPIGSPGKTAIDAAARPKTNDYLYWVTINLDTKETKFAKTLAEHNAYVEQYNAWCQANAGRCT, translated from the coding sequence GTGAGCCCTGCCAACATCGACGACACCTCCGGCCCGGTGGACAACGGGGCCGCAAGGCCGTTGACCCGCAAGGAAATGAGGGCCCGGCAGAGGAACCTCAACACCGGAGGCCAGGACGCCGTTCCCGAACAGGCGTATGAATCGGGCGATGTTCCGCCGCCCCCTGCCATGCCACCGGCCGCCACGTCTCCCGCGGTCGAGCCGACCTTTGCCCCGCTCCCGGGCGCCAATGATGTTCCGCCGGCTCCGGAAACACCGCCGTCCATCCAGGACGCACAACCCGCAGACGCACCGCACCAGTACGTTGCCGACGACGAGCCGCATCACCACGAGGACGACGTGCATGCCGCCTATGCCACACCCGTGATGGCCGGCCATCGGCATGCAGCAGACGGACACTTCGCGGACGAGGTCCACTATGCCAACGGGCACGACTACCCGGACGGCGTGCACGATGAGCATGCCCACGAGCCCTCGGGGCATTACGCCGATGACCACCCGGACGCCCCACACGCCGACGCGGGCCACGAGCTGCTTCCCGGATCATCGGCAGCCCAGGTAGTGCCCCGGCCGTCGAAAAAGGTCCGGCGCCGCCGCAGGCTGCTGGCCCTGTTCCTGACGCTGGCTGTCTTCGTGACGGCCGTGGCCGTCGGGGCCCAGTTCCTCAAACCCCTCCTCGGCAACGGAAAGCCTTCGGACTTTCCCGGTCCGGGAACCGGAGAGGTCCAGGTGACCGTATCCACTGGCGAAGGCACGCGTTCTGTCGCCAGTGAACTGGAAAACCAGCGCGTCGTTGCCAACGCGGATACCTTCATGCAGGCGTTCCACGCGTCGGGCGGGACGCTTGCCCCGGGTGACTACACCTTCAAGCTGGAAATGAAGAACGCCGACGCGGTCAACGTCCTGCTCGGCAAGGACAAAACCAAAGTCATCTACTTCGCCCTGAGCGCGGGCCTGCGGATCGGCGAGTCCCTGCAGGCCATTTCCGAGGGGTCCGGAGTGTCCGTGCAGCAACTGCAGGCGCTCAGCAACCAACCGGCCCAGTTCGGCCTGCCCGCGAAGGCCAAGAACCTCGAAGGGTACCTGGCACCCGGCGAGTACCGCTTCCCCCTGGGCACCCCGGGCAAGGACATCCTGCAGGCGCTGGTGAAGGCCACCACCGATGAACTCGTGTCGCAGGGCATCAGCGATCCGGCCAAGCAGTACGAGGCCGTCATCGTGGCCAGCATCGTCCAGGCCGAGGGCGGCCAGGCCGACTACGGGGACGTCGCGGGCGCCATCTACAACCGGCTCAAGCCCAACGACCAGACCGGGGGCTTCCTGCAGGTTGACTCCGCGGTCACGTACGGCCTTGGCACCCGGAGCTTCAACTTCACGGATGAGCAGCGCAACGACAAATCCAACCCGTACAACACCTACGCGAATCCTGGGCTGCCGCCGGGACCCATCGGTTCCCCCGGAAAGACTGCCATCGACGCAGCCGCCCGGCCAAAGACCAACGATTACCTGTACTGGGTGACCATCAACCTGGACACCAAGGAAACCAAGTTCGCCAAGACGCTTGCCGAGCACAACGCCTACGTCGAGCAGTACAACGCCTGGTGCCAGGCCAACGCGGGCCGCTGCACATGA
- a CDS encoding shikimate dehydrogenase: MSLRAAVLGHPISHSKSPALHLSAYGQLGAGISYTAIDVTEELLPSFMRQIRHQPGWRGLSVTMPLKTAMLDQVDEVRGVAQTLGVVNTVTFEESAGGIRTVGSNTDVTGIVSALRHAGTPAAPSAVILGGGGTAASAVAALKELGTGTVQVFVRDASRTADVRAAGDSLEVALEIHPLAEAARPTAEADVVISTLPPRAADGLAAEVAALKTPTPGVLLDVAYDPWPSLIASVWQSGGGRVVPGLEMLLYQAVEQVRLFTRSGEDVNAAVIDVMCDAVGLARRAF; the protein is encoded by the coding sequence ATGAGCCTGCGGGCTGCCGTCCTGGGCCACCCGATCAGCCACTCGAAATCCCCGGCGCTGCACCTCTCCGCGTATGGGCAACTGGGCGCAGGCATCAGCTATACGGCCATTGATGTCACCGAGGAGTTGCTGCCGTCCTTCATGCGCCAGATCCGGCACCAGCCGGGCTGGCGGGGGCTCTCCGTCACGATGCCGTTGAAGACGGCCATGCTCGACCAGGTGGATGAGGTGCGGGGCGTGGCGCAGACCCTTGGAGTGGTGAATACCGTTACCTTCGAGGAATCAGCCGGCGGAATCAGGACGGTAGGCTCCAATACGGACGTCACCGGCATCGTCAGCGCTCTTCGCCATGCCGGCACGCCGGCAGCACCGTCGGCTGTCATCCTCGGCGGTGGCGGAACTGCTGCATCGGCTGTCGCTGCCCTGAAGGAACTGGGCACCGGGACAGTACAGGTGTTCGTCCGTGATGCGTCGCGGACGGCTGATGTCCGCGCAGCCGGGGACAGCCTGGAAGTGGCCCTTGAAATCCATCCCCTGGCTGAAGCCGCCCGCCCCACTGCGGAAGCCGACGTCGTGATTTCCACGCTGCCGCCCCGTGCGGCAGACGGACTCGCTGCGGAAGTTGCCGCGCTGAAGACTCCGACGCCAGGCGTACTGCTGGATGTTGCCTACGATCCCTGGCCCAGTCTTATCGCCTCGGTATGGCAGTCCGGTGGCGGCCGCGTCGTGCCGGGCCTGGAGATGCTGCTCTACCAGGCAGTGGAGCAGGTGCGGCTCTTCACCCGGAGTGGGGAAGACGTTAATGCAGCTGTCATAGATGTGATGTGTGACGCAGTCGGCCTAGCCCGGCGGGCGTTCTGA
- the aroC gene encoding chorismate synthase — translation MMRWLTAGESHGPALMGIIEGVPAGVEITSGNIAASLARRRLGYGRGARMKFEQDVVTILGGVRHGITQGGPVAIQVGNTEWPKWEQIMSADPVDPELLADQARNAPLTRPRPGHADFTGMQKYGFDEARPVLERASARETATRVALGTVAAQFLKQLGIELVSHTVSIASVTVPEGRPLPVPGNVIALDADPLRCFDRETSDAMVAEVDAAHKEGETLGGVVEVLAYGLPPGLGSYVHWDRRLDGRLAAALMGIQAIKGVEVGDGFLTAARRGSAAHDEIVRDAEGRIVRASNRAGGIEGGMSIGDVLRVRAAMKPIATVPRALRTIDVSTGEPAKAHHQRSDVCAVPAAGVVAEAMVALVLAEAVIEKFGGDSVAETARNIKGYLDNIPASLDSIGQ, via the coding sequence ATTATGCGTTGGTTGACTGCCGGTGAATCCCATGGTCCGGCTCTAATGGGAATTATTGAGGGCGTCCCCGCCGGTGTGGAAATCACCAGCGGGAACATCGCAGCCTCCCTGGCCCGCCGCCGTCTTGGTTACGGACGCGGTGCGCGGATGAAATTCGAGCAGGACGTGGTCACGATCCTCGGCGGCGTCCGGCACGGCATCACCCAGGGCGGTCCCGTGGCCATCCAGGTGGGAAACACGGAATGGCCCAAATGGGAACAGATCATGTCCGCCGATCCCGTGGACCCCGAACTCCTGGCCGACCAGGCCCGCAACGCGCCCCTGACGCGCCCGCGGCCGGGGCATGCAGACTTCACCGGGATGCAGAAGTACGGCTTCGACGAAGCGCGTCCGGTGCTGGAGCGCGCCAGCGCCCGGGAAACCGCCACCCGCGTTGCGCTGGGCACCGTAGCCGCACAGTTCCTCAAGCAACTCGGCATCGAACTTGTCAGCCACACTGTGTCCATCGCCAGCGTGACGGTGCCCGAAGGCCGCCCGCTGCCCGTACCAGGTAACGTAATCGCCCTGGATGCCGACCCCTTGCGCTGCTTCGACCGTGAAACCTCGGATGCCATGGTGGCTGAGGTGGACGCCGCCCACAAGGAAGGCGAAACGCTGGGCGGTGTGGTGGAGGTCCTGGCTTACGGCCTCCCGCCCGGACTTGGCAGCTACGTTCACTGGGACCGCCGGCTGGACGGCAGGCTGGCCGCGGCCCTCATGGGGATCCAGGCCATCAAGGGCGTCGAGGTCGGCGACGGCTTCCTGACCGCCGCCCGCCGTGGTTCTGCCGCCCATGACGAAATCGTCCGCGACGCCGAGGGCCGGATTGTCCGCGCCAGCAACCGTGCCGGCGGCATCGAAGGCGGCATGAGCATCGGGGACGTCCTCCGCGTCCGGGCAGCCATGAAGCCCATTGCCACGGTGCCGCGTGCCCTGCGGACCATCGATGTCAGCACCGGCGAACCGGCCAAGGCCCACCACCAGCGCTCTGACGTCTGCGCAGTCCCGGCCGCCGGCGTGGTGGCCGAGGCCATGGTGGCCCTGGTCCTCGCCGAGGCCGTCATCGAAAAGTTCGGCGGTGACTCAGTGGCGGAAACCGCGCGCAACATCAAGGGTTACCTGGACAACATCCCGGCATCCCTGGACTCGATCGGCCAATAG
- a CDS encoding shikimate kinase, whose amino-acid sequence MLHRSSTGPAGNRPIVLIGPMAVGKSAIGQQLAQQLGARFVDTDAVIVAGHGSIAEIFAGRGERAFREIEARTVARAVEEAEGTPTVISLGGGAVLDSGTQQLVSRCTVVYLECDADTVADRIARNSGRPLLAGDAMGRWTAMFATRRPVYEKLADITLDVRHGSIPELCGRLEAALRNHAAAKQEVEK is encoded by the coding sequence GTGCTCCACCGCAGCAGCACCGGACCTGCCGGCAACCGGCCGATCGTGCTGATTGGCCCCATGGCCGTCGGCAAATCGGCCATCGGGCAGCAGCTCGCACAGCAGTTGGGTGCCCGGTTCGTTGACACCGATGCCGTCATCGTTGCCGGACATGGATCCATCGCCGAAATCTTCGCCGGCCGCGGTGAGCGCGCCTTCCGGGAAATTGAGGCGCGGACCGTTGCCCGCGCCGTCGAGGAAGCCGAAGGGACACCCACCGTGATCTCACTGGGCGGGGGCGCGGTGCTCGACTCGGGGACGCAGCAGCTGGTCAGCCGGTGCACCGTTGTGTACCTGGAGTGCGACGCCGATACTGTGGCAGACCGGATCGCCCGGAACTCCGGCCGGCCACTGCTTGCCGGCGACGCCATGGGCCGCTGGACAGCAATGTTCGCCACCCGCAGGCCGGTCTACGAGAAGCTGGCCGACATCACCCTGGACGTCCGCCACGGCTCGATACCCGAGCTCTGCGGCCGGCTGGAAGCAGCACTGCGGAACCACGCAGCTGCCAAACAGGAAGTTGAAAAGTGA
- the aroB gene encoding 3-dehydroquinate synthase, giving the protein MQSTVINVTGEGAGNNYGVVVGRGLLGDLPALLGERVRRVLVIHPRALRLTGDTVRDELAAAGFTSLTAEIPDAEEGKHIQVAAFCWQVLGQNDFTRSDAIVAVGGGAVTDLAGFVAATWLRGVKVIHMPTSLLGMVDASVGGKTGINTAEGKNLVGAFHPPAAVLADLDTLDTLPKNEIISGLAEVIKCGFIADPAILDLVEKDPAAVVDPRSGELRELIERAIAVKAKVVSEDLKESGLREILNYGHTLGHAIELVERYAWRHGAAVSVGMMFAAELARSVGRLSDADADRHRSILEGLGLPVTYRRDRWQGLLDGMRRDKKSRGDLLRFVVLDGIAKPGILDVPDTSLLFAAYQEIAS; this is encoded by the coding sequence ATGCAATCAACAGTCATCAACGTCACCGGCGAAGGTGCCGGCAACAACTACGGCGTCGTCGTGGGGCGCGGCCTGCTTGGTGACCTTCCCGCGTTGCTGGGGGAGCGCGTCCGCCGGGTCCTGGTGATCCACCCCCGTGCCCTGCGCCTCACCGGCGATACCGTCCGCGACGAGCTCGCAGCCGCCGGCTTCACCTCCCTCACCGCCGAAATCCCGGACGCCGAAGAGGGCAAGCACATCCAGGTGGCAGCATTCTGCTGGCAGGTCCTGGGCCAAAACGACTTCACCCGCTCGGACGCAATCGTCGCCGTCGGCGGCGGCGCAGTCACCGATCTGGCGGGCTTCGTGGCCGCCACCTGGCTCCGCGGGGTCAAAGTCATCCACATGCCCACCAGCCTGCTTGGCATGGTGGACGCGTCCGTGGGCGGCAAGACCGGCATCAACACCGCAGAGGGGAAGAACCTGGTAGGCGCCTTCCATCCGCCCGCCGCCGTCCTGGCGGACCTGGACACCCTGGACACGCTGCCGAAAAATGAGATCATTTCCGGCCTGGCGGAGGTGATCAAGTGCGGCTTCATTGCCGATCCCGCCATCCTGGACCTGGTGGAAAAGGACCCGGCCGCCGTGGTGGACCCGCGCTCCGGGGAGCTCCGGGAACTCATCGAGCGGGCCATCGCCGTGAAAGCGAAAGTGGTGTCCGAGGACCTCAAAGAGTCCGGGCTGCGGGAGATCCTGAACTACGGACACACCTTGGGGCACGCCATCGAACTTGTGGAGCGGTACGCCTGGCGCCACGGCGCCGCGGTGTCCGTGGGCATGATGTTCGCAGCCGAACTTGCGCGCAGCGTTGGGCGGCTCAGCGATGCCGACGCCGACCGGCACCGGAGCATCCTGGAGGGGCTTGGGCTCCCGGTCACCTACCGGCGGGACCGCTGGCAGGGACTGCTGGACGGGATGCGCCGCGACAAGAAGTCCCGCGGCGATCTGCTGCGCTTCGTCGTGCTTGACGGCATTGCCAAACCGGGGATCCTCGATGTCCCGGACACGTCGCTGCTGTTTGCGGCTTACCAGGAAATTGCTTCCTGA
- a CDS encoding tetratricopeptide repeat protein — MQGDMSGTSDWPEAGFPGIRINPDTLLPQIVNEDAVREALGASTNPADHIFVLLVEGHASEAAELLAEARFKDPESFLLRVFEAEVLSVSHRMDRAIALFRQLLAESHGTPREALALQYLGRTQYAAGQTSAAVESFSRALDLRVAQSADAAQIYSSTVALQRARDVLDLAC, encoded by the coding sequence ATGCAGGGCGACATGAGCGGTACCTCCGACTGGCCCGAGGCCGGGTTCCCGGGCATCCGGATCAACCCGGATACCCTGCTGCCCCAGATCGTCAATGAGGACGCCGTGAGGGAAGCGTTGGGCGCCTCAACCAACCCCGCGGACCACATCTTCGTGCTGCTGGTTGAGGGCCACGCATCCGAGGCAGCCGAACTGCTGGCCGAGGCACGTTTCAAGGACCCGGAGTCGTTCCTGCTTCGCGTGTTCGAGGCCGAGGTGCTGAGCGTCAGCCACCGCATGGACCGTGCCATCGCGCTGTTCCGCCAGCTCCTGGCCGAATCGCATGGCACGCCGCGGGAGGCGCTTGCCCTTCAGTACCTGGGCCGGACGCAGTACGCCGCCGGGCAAACCTCCGCCGCGGTTGAGTCCTTCTCCAGGGCGCTGGACCTGCGGGTGGCGCAATCGGCGGATGCGGCCCAGATTTACTCTTCAACGGTGGCGCTGCAGCGGGCCAGGGACGTCCTGGACCTGGCCTGCTGA